The Pseudomonas eucalypticola genome has a window encoding:
- the secA gene encoding preprotein translocase subunit SecA, with translation MFAPLLKKLFGSKNEREVKRMLKTVQIVNAFEEQMVALSDEQLRAKTEEFKARLAKGETLDKLLPEAFAVCREAGKRVMGMRHFDVQLIGGMTLHEGMIAEMRTGEGKTLVATLAVYLNALSGKGVHVVTVNDYLARRDANWMRPLYEFLGLTVGVVTPFAPPEEKRAAYAADITYGTNNEFGFDYLRDNMAFSLEEKFQRELNFAVIDEVDSILIDEARTPLIISGQAEDSSKLYTEINRLIPRLEQHIEEVEGQVTKAGHFTIDEKTRQVEMNEAGHQFVEEMLAQVGLLAEGESLYSAHNLGLLTHVYAALRAHKLFHRNVEYIVQDGQILLVDEHTGRTMPGRRLSEGLHQAIEAKENLNIQAESQTLASTTFQNYFRLYNKLSGMTGTADTEAFEFHQIYNLQVMVIPPNKPLARKDFNDLVYLTADEKYAAIVADIKESMAQGRPVLVGTATIETSEHMSNLLRQEGIEHKVLNAKFHEKEAEIIAQAGRPGALTIATNMAGRGTDILLGGNWEVEVASLDSPTPEQIAQIKADWQKRHQQVLESGGLHVIASERHESRRIDNQLRGRAGRQGDNGSSRFYLSLEDSLMRIFASDRVKNFMKALGMQAGEAIEHRMVTNAIEKAQRKVEGRNFDIRKQLLEFDDVANEQRKVIYHMRNSLLAAQNIGDTIAEFRQEVLDSTVSAHIPPQSLPEQWDVAGLEAALLNDFGVKLPIQAWLDEDDHLYEETLREKLLAELLAAYNDKEEQASADALRTFEKQILLRVLDDLWKDHLQTMDHLRHGIHLRGYAQKNPKQEYKRESFTLFQELLDSIKRDTIRVLSHVQVRREDPAEEEARLRQEAEDLAARMQFEHAEAPGLDAPQVLAQEGEDVALAEAPVRNDQKLGRNELCWCGSGKKFKHCHGQIN, from the coding sequence ATGTTTGCGCCTTTGTTAAAGAAACTTTTTGGAAGCAAGAACGAGCGTGAAGTCAAACGCATGCTCAAGACGGTACAGATCGTCAATGCCTTCGAAGAGCAAATGGTGGCCCTCTCGGACGAGCAGCTGCGCGCCAAGACCGAAGAGTTCAAGGCCCGCCTGGCAAAAGGCGAGACCCTCGACAAGCTTCTGCCTGAGGCCTTCGCGGTATGCCGTGAAGCGGGCAAGCGTGTCATGGGCATGCGCCACTTCGACGTCCAGCTCATTGGTGGCATGACCCTGCATGAAGGCATGATCGCCGAAATGCGCACCGGTGAAGGCAAGACCCTGGTGGCCACCCTGGCCGTGTACCTCAACGCACTGTCCGGCAAGGGCGTGCACGTGGTCACCGTCAACGACTACCTGGCCCGTCGAGACGCCAACTGGATGCGTCCGCTGTACGAATTCCTCGGCCTGACCGTGGGCGTCGTCACGCCCTTCGCACCGCCAGAGGAAAAACGCGCCGCCTACGCCGCCGATATCACCTACGGTACCAACAACGAGTTCGGTTTCGACTACCTGCGCGACAACATGGCATTCAGCCTGGAAGAGAAATTCCAGCGTGAGCTGAATTTCGCCGTGATCGACGAAGTCGACTCCATCCTCATCGACGAAGCCCGTACCCCGCTGATCATCTCCGGCCAGGCCGAAGACAGCTCCAAGCTGTACACCGAGATCAACCGCCTGATCCCGCGCCTTGAGCAGCACATCGAAGAAGTGGAAGGCCAGGTCACCAAGGCCGGTCACTTCACCATCGACGAGAAGACTCGCCAGGTGGAGATGAACGAAGCCGGTCACCAGTTCGTCGAGGAAATGCTGGCTCAGGTCGGCTTGCTGGCCGAAGGCGAGAGCCTGTACTCGGCGCACAACCTGGGCCTGCTGACCCACGTGTACGCAGCCCTGCGCGCCCACAAGCTGTTCCACCGCAACGTGGAATACATCGTCCAGGACGGCCAGATCCTGCTGGTCGACGAGCACACCGGCCGCACCATGCCGGGCCGTCGCCTGTCCGAAGGCCTGCACCAGGCCATCGAGGCCAAGGAAAACCTGAACATCCAGGCCGAAAGCCAGACCCTGGCCTCGACCACGTTCCAGAACTACTTCCGCCTGTACAACAAGCTATCCGGCATGACCGGTACCGCTGACACCGAGGCGTTCGAGTTCCACCAGATCTACAACCTGCAGGTCATGGTGATTCCGCCGAACAAGCCGCTGGCGCGCAAGGACTTCAACGACCTGGTCTACCTGACCGCGGACGAGAAGTACGCCGCCATCGTCGCCGACATCAAGGAAAGCATGGCCCAGGGCCGTCCCGTGCTGGTGGGTACCGCCACCATCGAGACCTCCGAGCACATGTCCAACCTGCTGCGCCAGGAAGGCATCGAGCACAAGGTGCTCAACGCCAAGTTCCACGAGAAGGAAGCGGAAATCATCGCCCAGGCCGGTCGCCCGGGTGCGCTGACCATCGCCACCAACATGGCCGGCCGTGGTACCGACATCCTGCTGGGCGGCAACTGGGAAGTGGAAGTCGCTTCCCTGGACAGCCCGACCCCTGAGCAGATCGCCCAGATCAAGGCCGACTGGCAGAAGCGTCACCAGCAAGTGCTGGAGTCCGGCGGCCTGCACGTGATCGCTTCCGAGCGCCACGAGTCGCGCCGTATCGACAACCAGCTGCGTGGCCGTGCCGGCCGTCAGGGTGACAACGGTTCCAGCCGTTTCTACCTGTCGCTGGAAGACAGCCTGATGCGCATCTTCGCTTCTGACCGGGTGAAGAACTTCATGAAGGCCCTGGGCATGCAGGCCGGCGAGGCCATCGAGCACCGCATGGTCACCAATGCCATCGAAAAGGCCCAGCGCAAGGTCGAAGGCCGAAACTTCGATATTCGCAAGCAATTGCTGGAATTCGACGACGTTGCCAACGAACAGCGTAAAGTCATTTACCACATGCGTAACAGCCTGCTGGCCGCGCAGAACATCGGCGACACCATCGCCGAGTTCCGTCAGGAAGTCCTGGACAGCACCGTCAGCGCCCACATCCCGCCACAGTCGCTGCCCGAGCAGTGGGACGTGGCTGGCCTGGAAGCCGCGCTGCTGAACGACTTCGGCGTCAAGCTGCCAATTCAGGCATGGCTGGACGAAGACGACCATCTCTACGAAGAAACCTTGCGTGAGAAGCTGCTGGCCGAGCTGCTGGCTGCCTACAACGACAAGGAAGAGCAGGCCAGCGCCGATGCCCTGCGCACCTTCGAGAAGCAGATTCTGCTGCGCGTGCTCGACGACCTGTGGAAAGACCACCTGCAGACCATGGACCACCTGCGTCACGGTATCCACCTGCGTGGCTACGCCCAGAAGAACCCGAAGCAGGAGTACAAGCGCGAGTCGTTCACCCTGTTCCAGGAACTGCTGGACTCGATCAAGCGCGATACCATCCGCGTGCTGTCGCATGTTCAGGTGCGCCGCGAAGACCCGGCCGAGGAAGAGGCACGCCTGCGTCAGGAAGCCGAAGACCTGGCCGCGCGCATGCAGTTCGAGCACGCCGAGGCTCCCGGCCTGGACGCGCCGCAAGTGCTGGCGCAAGAGGGTGAAGATGTCGCCCTGGCCGAGGCGCCCGTGCGCAACGACCAGAAGCTGGGCCGCAACGAGCTCTGCTGGTGTGGTTCGGGCAAGAAGTTCAAGCACTGTCATGGCCAGATCAACTGA
- a CDS encoding DUF721 domain-containing protein — MAYRPLPARAPAVLLREARPLKALFSHAQRLSHLQRLLESQLQPAAREHCYVASWREGCLLLIVTDGHWATRLRYQQKRLQRDLQALPEFDNLTRILFKVQPPTVQNRTAERNVDLPSSAAETLQSTAEGITDPNLRAALERLAAHAGRSKS, encoded by the coding sequence ATGGCCTACCGCCCCCTCCCGGCCCGGGCGCCCGCCGTCCTGCTGCGCGAGGCCCGGCCGCTCAAGGCGCTGTTCAGCCACGCCCAGCGGCTTTCGCACCTGCAACGCCTGCTGGAAAGCCAGTTGCAACCAGCTGCCCGCGAACATTGCTACGTGGCGTCGTGGCGCGAGGGTTGCCTGCTGCTGATTGTCACTGATGGCCATTGGGCTACACGTCTGCGCTATCAGCAGAAACGCCTGCAGCGTGACCTGCAGGCCTTGCCGGAATTCGACAACCTGACGCGGATCCTGTTCAAGGTGCAGCCCCCCACCGTGCAGAACCGCACGGCAGAGCGCAACGTCGATCTGCCCAGCAGCGCGGCGGAGACCTTGCAGTCCACGGCCGAAGGCATCACCGACCCGAACCTGCGCGCGGCGCTGGAGCGCCTGGCGGCACACGCGGGCAGGTCCAAAAGCTGA
- the lpxC gene encoding UDP-3-O-acyl-N-acetylglucosamine deacetylase: MIKQRTLKNIIRATGVGLHSGEKVYLTLKPAPVDTGIVFCRADLDPMVQIPARAENVGETTMSTTLVNGDTKVDTVEHLLSAMAGLGIDNAYVELSASEVPIMDGSAGPFVFLIQSAGLEEQDAAKKFIRILREVTVEDGDKRATFVPFDGFKVSFEIDFDHPVFRNRTQSASVDFSSTSFVKEVSRARTFGFMSDIEYLRKHNLALGGSVENAIVVDKDGVLNEDGLRYEDEFVKHKILDAIGDLYLLGNSLIGEFRGFKSGHALNNQLLRKLIEQKDAWEVVTFEDASTAPISYMRPVAAV, translated from the coding sequence ATGATTAAACAACGCACCCTGAAGAATATTATCCGTGCCACCGGCGTCGGCCTGCACTCTGGGGAGAAGGTATACCTGACCCTCAAGCCGGCACCCGTGGATACAGGCATCGTTTTCTGTCGTGCCGACCTGGATCCAATGGTGCAGATTCCTGCGCGAGCGGAAAATGTCGGCGAGACCACGATGTCGACCACTCTGGTCAACGGCGATACCAAGGTAGACACGGTTGAGCACTTGCTCTCGGCCATGGCTGGCCTGGGCATCGATAACGCCTACGTCGAGCTCTCCGCGTCCGAAGTCCCGATCATGGATGGTAGTGCAGGACCCTTCGTATTCCTGATTCAATCTGCCGGCCTGGAAGAACAGGACGCAGCCAAGAAATTCATCCGCATCCTGCGCGAAGTGACAGTGGAAGATGGCGACAAGCGCGCCACTTTCGTGCCATTCGACGGGTTCAAGGTGAGCTTCGAGATCGATTTCGACCACCCGGTGTTCCGCAACCGCACCCAGAGCGCCAGCGTCGACTTTTCCAGCACGTCCTTCGTGAAGGAAGTCAGCCGTGCCCGCACGTTCGGGTTCATGAGCGATATCGAGTACCTGCGCAAGCACAACCTCGCGCTCGGCGGCAGCGTTGAAAACGCTATCGTGGTGGACAAGGATGGCGTGTTGAACGAAGACGGCCTTCGCTACGAAGACGAATTCGTCAAGCACAAGATCCTCGACGCCATCGGTGACCTCTACCTGCTGGGCAACAGCCTGATTGGTGAGTTCCGTGGTTTCAAGTCCGGCCATGCGCTGAACAACCAGCTCCTTCGCAAGCTCATCGAGCAGAAGGATGCCTGGGAAGTGGTGACCTTCGAAGATGCCAGTACGGCACCGATCTCTTACATGCGTCCCGTGGCGGCAGTGTAA
- the ftsZ gene encoding cell division protein FtsZ produces MFELVDNIPQSPVIKVIGVGGGGGNAVNHMVKSNIEGVEFICANTDAQALKNIGARTILQLGTGVTKGLGAGANPEVGRQAALEDRERIAEVLVGTNMVFITTGMGGGTGTGAAPIIAEVAKEMGILTVAVVTRPFPFEGRKRMQIADEGIRALSESVDSLITIPNEKLLTILGKDASLLSAFAKADDVLAGAVRGISDIIKRPGMINVDFADVRTVMSEMGMAMMGTGCASGPNRAREATEAAIRNPLLEDVNLQGARGILVNITAGPDLSLGEYSDVGSIIEAFASDHAMVKVGTVIDPDMRDELHVTVVATGLGAKIEKPVKIIDNTLQTAAQQAPAQAPARQEQPSVNYRDLDRPTVMRNQAHAGAAQAAKLNPQDDLDYLDIPAFLRRQAD; encoded by the coding sequence ATGTTCGAACTTGTAGACAACATCCCGCAAAGCCCGGTAATCAAAGTTATCGGTGTTGGTGGTGGCGGTGGCAACGCTGTCAATCACATGGTCAAGAGCAACATCGAAGGCGTCGAGTTCATCTGCGCCAACACCGATGCTCAAGCCCTGAAGAACATTGGTGCGCGCACCATCCTGCAACTGGGCACTGGCGTGACCAAGGGCCTGGGCGCTGGCGCCAACCCTGAAGTGGGCCGCCAGGCCGCCTTGGAAGACCGCGAGCGTATCGCCGAAGTACTGGTCGGTACCAACATGGTCTTCATCACCACCGGCATGGGTGGCGGTACCGGTACCGGTGCGGCGCCGATCATTGCCGAAGTGGCCAAGGAGATGGGCATCCTGACCGTCGCGGTCGTGACCCGTCCGTTCCCGTTCGAAGGCCGCAAGCGCATGCAGATCGCCGATGAAGGCATCCGCGCGCTGAGCGAAAGCGTCGACTCGTTGATCACCATTCCCAACGAGAAACTGCTGACCATCCTGGGCAAGGACGCCAGCCTGCTGTCGGCGTTCGCCAAGGCTGACGATGTGCTGGCAGGTGCCGTTCGCGGTATCTCCGACATCATCAAGCGCCCGGGCATGATCAACGTCGACTTCGCCGACGTTCGCACCGTCATGAGCGAGATGGGCATGGCGATGATGGGTACTGGCTGCGCCAGTGGTCCGAACCGTGCGCGTGAAGCGACCGAGGCGGCCATCCGCAACCCGCTGCTCGAAGACGTCAACCTGCAGGGCGCCCGTGGCATCCTGGTGAATATCACCGCCGGCCCTGACCTGTCCCTGGGTGAGTACTCCGACGTGGGTAGCATCATCGAGGCGTTCGCGTCGGACCACGCCATGGTCAAGGTCGGTACCGTCATCGACCCGGACATGCGCGACGAGCTGCACGTGACCGTGGTCGCCACCGGCCTGGGTGCGAAGATCGAGAAACCCGTGAAGATCATCGACAACACCTTGCAGACAGCAGCCCAGCAGGCGCCGGCCCAGGCCCCCGCCCGTCAGGAACAGCCGTCGGTGAACTACCGCGACCTGGACCGTCCGACCGTCATGCGCAACCAGGCTCACGCCGGCGCTGCACAGGCGGCCAAGCTCAACCCGCAAGACGATCTGGACTACCTGGACATTCCAGCTTTCCTGCGTCGTCAGGCTGATTGA
- the ftsA gene encoding cell division protein FtsA: MANVQSGKMIVGLDIGTSKVVALVCEVADDGSLDIVGIGTHPSRGLKKGVVVNIESTVQSIQRAVEEAQLMAGCRIHSAFVGIAGNHIRSLNSHGIVAIRDREVSSADLERVLDAAQAVAIPADQRVLHTLPQDYSIDNQEGVREPLGMSGVRLEAKVHVVTCAVNAAQNIEKCVRRCGLEIDDIILEQLASAYSVLTDDEKELGVCLVDIGGGTTDIAIFTEGAIRHTAVIPIAGDQVTNDIAMALRTPTQYAEEIKIRYACALAKLAGAGETIKVPSVGDRPPRELSRQALAEVVEPRYDELFTLIQAELRRSGYEDLIPGGIVLTGGTSKMEGAVELAEEIFHMPVRLGVPHSVRGLADVVRNPIYSTGVGLLMYGLQKQNDGTTLTGLGNNSSSYGDEPKAPVLERFKRWVQGNF; this comes from the coding sequence ATGGCAAACGTGCAAAGCGGGAAAATGATCGTCGGTCTGGACATCGGTACCTCCAAGGTGGTGGCGCTGGTGTGCGAAGTCGCGGATGACGGTTCGCTGGATATCGTCGGAATCGGTACCCACCCCTCGCGCGGCCTGAAGAAGGGCGTGGTGGTGAACATCGAGTCGACCGTGCAGTCGATCCAGCGCGCGGTGGAAGAGGCGCAGCTGATGGCTGGGTGCCGTATCCACTCGGCGTTCGTCGGCATTGCCGGCAACCACATCCGCAGCCTCAACTCCCACGGCATCGTCGCCATTCGTGACCGCGAAGTCAGCAGCGCTGACCTGGAGCGCGTGCTGGACGCCGCGCAGGCCGTGGCCATTCCGGCTGACCAGCGGGTCTTGCACACCCTGCCGCAGGACTACTCCATCGACAACCAGGAGGGCGTACGCGAGCCGCTGGGCATGTCGGGCGTGCGCCTGGAAGCCAAGGTCCATGTGGTCACCTGTGCGGTCAACGCTGCGCAGAACATCGAAAAATGCGTGCGCCGCTGCGGCCTGGAAATCGACGACATCATCCTCGAGCAACTGGCCTCGGCCTACTCGGTATTGACTGACGACGAGAAAGAGCTGGGCGTTTGCCTGGTGGACATCGGTGGCGGTACCACCGACATCGCCATCTTCACCGAAGGCGCCATCCGCCACACGGCAGTGATCCCGATCGCTGGCGACCAGGTCACCAACGACATCGCCATGGCGCTGCGTACGCCGACCCAGTACGCCGAAGAGATCAAGATCCGCTACGCCTGCGCACTGGCCAAGCTGGCCGGTGCCGGCGAAACCATCAAGGTACCGAGCGTTGGCGACCGCCCACCGCGCGAGCTGTCGCGCCAGGCCCTGGCCGAAGTGGTCGAGCCGCGCTACGACGAGCTGTTCACCCTGATCCAGGCTGAACTGCGTCGCAGCGGCTACGAGGACCTGATCCCCGGTGGCATCGTGCTGACCGGCGGTACCTCGAAGATGGAAGGCGCGGTCGAACTGGCCGAAGAGATTTTCCACATGCCGGTCCGCCTGGGCGTGCCGCATTCGGTACGCGGGCTGGCCGACGTGGTTCGCAACCCCATTTATTCCACCGGCGTGGGCTTGCTGATGTACGGGCTGCAAAAGCAGAACGATGGCACCACCCTGACCGGCCTCGGAAACAACAGCAGCAGCTATGGCGATGAACCCAAGGCACCTGTGCTGGAACGCTTCAAACGTTGGGTTCAAGGCAACTTCTAG
- a CDS encoding cell division protein FtsQ/DivIB encodes MNGATLRHQQPVPGRNKPVPRGASRMVAQEPMGARVRKANFSFLKKLFWPVLLVVLGVGTYEGAIYLMPYADRPITKINVQGDLSYISQQAVQQRIAPYVASTFFTIDLTSMRTELEQMPWIAHAEVRRVWPDQVVIRLEEQLPVARWGDSALLNNQGEAFAPRELANYEHLPQLFGPQRAQQQVMQQYQVLSQMLRPLGFSIARLELRERGSWFLTTGAGSAGPGIELLLGRDHLVEKMRRFIAIYDKTLKDQITNIARIDLRYANGLAVGWREPNAQPAAQAAVAKN; translated from the coding sequence ATGAACGGCGCGACGCTTCGTCATCAGCAACCCGTACCCGGCCGCAACAAGCCGGTGCCCCGCGGCGCCAGCCGCATGGTGGCGCAGGAGCCCATGGGGGCGCGGGTGCGCAAGGCCAACTTCAGCTTCCTCAAGAAGCTGTTCTGGCCCGTGCTGCTGGTGGTACTGGGCGTCGGCACCTATGAGGGCGCCATCTACCTGATGCCCTATGCCGACCGGCCGATCACCAAGATCAACGTGCAGGGCGACCTCAGCTACATCAGCCAGCAGGCAGTGCAGCAGCGCATCGCCCCGTACGTGGCGTCGACATTCTTCACCATCGACCTGACCAGCATGCGCACCGAACTCGAACAGATGCCGTGGATCGCCCACGCTGAAGTTCGCCGCGTATGGCCCGACCAGGTGGTGATCCGGCTGGAAGAGCAACTGCCCGTGGCCCGTTGGGGGGACTCGGCGTTGCTCAACAACCAGGGCGAGGCGTTCGCGCCGCGCGAGCTGGCCAACTATGAGCACCTGCCGCAGCTGTTCGGGCCGCAGCGTGCGCAACAGCAGGTCATGCAGCAATACCAGGTGTTGAGCCAGATGCTGCGCCCGCTGGGCTTCTCCATTGCCCGGCTGGAATTGCGCGAACGCGGCAGCTGGTTCCTCACCACCGGCGCAGGAAGCGCAGGCCCCGGTATCGAGTTGTTGCTGGGGCGTGACCACCTCGTCGAGAAAATGCGCCGCTTCATTGCCATTTACGACAAAACACTGAAAGACCAGATCACGAATATTGCGCGCATCGACCTGCGCTATGCCAACGGCCTTGCCGTGGGTTGGCGGGAACCGAATGCGCAGCCGGCGGCCCAAGCGGCTGTCGCGAAGAATTAA
- a CDS encoding D-alanine--D-alanine ligase: MTVCTSSSLLSTIAPKDFGRVAVLYGGKSAEREVSLKSGAAVLEALQGAGVDAFGLDVGDDLLARLQSEKIDRAFIILHGRGGEDGSMQGLLECLDIPYTGSGILASALAMDKLRTKQVWQSLGLPTPLHAVLASESDCISAGAELGFPLIVKPAHEGSSIGMAKVTSVEELIGAWKAASTYDSQVLVEQWIQGPEFTIATLRGQVLPPIALGTTHSFYDYDAKYVANDTQYRIPCGLDATREQELIDLTARACDAIGIEGWARADVMQDEQGRFWLLEVNTAPGMTDHSLVPMAARAAGIDFQQLVLAILADSVEARG; this comes from the coding sequence ATGACAGTCTGCACCTCATCCTCCCTGCTATCGACCATTGCCCCGAAGGACTTCGGGCGGGTGGCCGTGCTTTACGGTGGCAAGAGCGCCGAGCGGGAGGTTTCGCTGAAGTCCGGCGCTGCCGTGTTGGAAGCCCTGCAAGGCGCAGGCGTGGACGCGTTCGGCCTGGACGTGGGTGATGACCTGCTGGCGCGCCTGCAAAGCGAGAAGATCGACCGCGCCTTCATTATTCTCCACGGCCGTGGCGGTGAAGACGGCAGCATGCAGGGCCTGCTGGAGTGCCTGGATATCCCGTATACCGGTAGTGGCATCCTGGCTTCGGCCCTGGCCATGGACAAGCTGCGCACCAAGCAGGTATGGCAGAGCCTTGGCTTGCCGACCCCGCTGCACGCGGTATTGGCCAGCGAATCGGATTGTATTTCCGCGGGCGCGGAACTGGGCTTCCCTTTGATCGTCAAACCGGCCCATGAAGGTTCAAGTATCGGTATGGCCAAAGTGACCAGCGTCGAGGAATTGATCGGCGCATGGAAAGCAGCCAGCACCTACGATTCGCAAGTCCTGGTGGAGCAATGGATTCAGGGTCCTGAATTCACCATCGCGACCCTGCGCGGCCAGGTCCTGCCTCCGATTGCCCTGGGCACCACCCATTCGTTCTACGACTACGACGCCAAATACGTGGCCAACGATACCCAGTATCGAATCCCGTGCGGCCTCGACGCTACCCGCGAACAAGAGCTGATCGACCTCACGGCCCGTGCCTGTGACGCCATCGGCATTGAAGGCTGGGCACGCGCCGATGTCATGCAGGACGAGCAAGGGCGTTTCTGGCTGCTTGAAGTCAACACGGCCCCAGGCATGACCGACCACAGCCTGGTCCCCATGGCAGCTCGCGCCGCCGGCATCGATTTCCAGCAACTGGTGCTGGCGATCCTGGCCGACAGCGTAGAGGCTCGAGGGTAA
- the murC gene encoding UDP-N-acetylmuramate--L-alanine ligase, translated as MVENQKAIPQPEMRRIRRIHFVGIGGVGMCGIAEVLLNLGYQVSGSDLKASPVTERLESFGAHIFIGHRAENAANADVLVVSSAVNTSNPEVATALERRIPVVPRAEMLAELMRYRHGIAVAGTHGKTTTTSLIASVFAAGGLDPTFVIGGRLNAAGTNAQLGTSRYLIAEADESDASFLHLQPLVAVVTNIDADHMATYGGDFNKLKKTFVDFLHNLPFYGLAVVCLDDPVVREILPQIARPTLTYGVSEEADVRAINIRQDGMLTYFTVLRRDREPLNVSVNMPGNHNVLNALATIAIATDEGVSDEAIVQGLSGFQGVGRRFQVYGELPVDGGNVMLVDDYGHHPREVAAVISAVRGGWPERRLVMVYQPHRYSRTRDLYDDFVQVLADANVLLLMEVYPAGEEPIPGADSRQLCHSIRQRGQLDPIYIERGVELAPLVKPLLRAGDILLCQGAGDIGGLAPQLLKSPLFAADKAGEGKSK; from the coding sequence ATGGTTGAGAACCAGAAGGCCATTCCGCAGCCGGAAATGCGCCGCATCCGCCGCATCCACTTCGTCGGCATCGGCGGCGTGGGCATGTGCGGCATCGCCGAAGTCCTGCTGAACCTGGGTTACCAGGTGTCGGGATCCGACCTCAAGGCGTCGCCGGTCACCGAGCGCCTGGAGTCCTTCGGTGCGCACATCTTCATCGGCCACCGCGCCGAGAACGCCGCTAACGCCGACGTGCTAGTGGTGTCGAGCGCCGTGAACACTTCCAACCCGGAAGTGGCTACCGCCCTTGAACGTCGCATTCCCGTGGTGCCACGCGCCGAGATGCTCGCCGAGCTGATGCGCTACCGCCACGGCATCGCCGTGGCCGGCACCCACGGCAAGACCACCACCACCAGCCTGATCGCCTCGGTCTTCGCCGCCGGTGGCCTGGACCCGACCTTCGTTATCGGTGGCCGCCTGAACGCCGCCGGGACCAACGCACAGCTGGGCACCAGCCGGTACCTGATCGCCGAAGCCGACGAAAGCGATGCCAGCTTCCTGCACCTGCAGCCGTTGGTGGCCGTGGTCACCAACATCGACGCCGACCACATGGCCACCTACGGTGGCGACTTCAACAAACTGAAGAAAACCTTCGTCGACTTCCTGCACAACCTGCCGTTCTACGGTTTGGCCGTGGTGTGCCTGGACGACCCGGTGGTGCGCGAGATTCTGCCGCAGATCGCCCGCCCGACCCTGACCTACGGTGTCAGCGAAGAAGCCGACGTGCGCGCCATCAACATCCGCCAGGACGGCATGCTGACCTACTTCACCGTGCTGCGCCGCGACCGCGAGCCGCTGAACGTGTCGGTGAACATGCCCGGCAACCACAACGTGCTCAATGCGCTCGCCACCATCGCCATCGCCACCGACGAAGGCGTCAGTGACGAAGCCATCGTCCAGGGGCTGTCAGGCTTCCAGGGCGTGGGCCGGCGGTTCCAGGTGTACGGCGAGCTGCCGGTGGACGGCGGCAACGTGATGCTGGTCGATGATTACGGCCACCACCCGCGTGAAGTGGCCGCGGTCATCAGCGCCGTGCGCGGTGGCTGGCCGGAACGCCGTCTGGTGATGGTCTACCAGCCGCACCGCTACAGCCGTACCCGCGACCTGTACGACGATTTCGTCCAGGTGCTGGCCGACGCCAATGTGCTGTTGCTGATGGAAGTCTACCCGGCCGGCGAAGAGCCTATTCCGGGCGCCGACAGCCGCCAGCTGTGCCACAGCATCCGCCAGCGCGGCCAGCTGGACCCGATCTACATCGAGCGCGGCGTCGAGCTGGCACCCCTGGTCAAGCCGTTGCTGCGTGCCGGCGACATCCTGCTGTGCCAGGGCGCCGGCGATATCGGCGGGCTCGCTCCGCAATTACTGAAAAGTCCGTTGTTCGCCGCTGACAAGGCCGGCGAGGGGAAATCGAAATGA